In Humulus lupulus chromosome 6, drHumLupu1.1, whole genome shotgun sequence, a single genomic region encodes these proteins:
- the LOC133785316 gene encoding uncharacterized protein LOC133785316, with translation MARRKRVHQKPDSIDNSNVDKDRDASRHVGTGGESAVVDDDAPSTEMEDVFKDSMAEFPEIGGSVKGELIRDRVDLAQTSLRWSEQEEDLNDYANQAKDKWASFKDLLPNQGGARLQFEEPLVQDGHRIAQVDLEEIAVETSIWNSAVVCTVLGANPPFTVFEGFIKRMWGKLGIERIARLNAGHTLVKFRDETTRDLVLENGVLHFDRKPVIVRPWTTELDHLRMIKSVLVWVRLPGLGLQYWGTKCLSALVSTLGKPIMVDKVTMDRSMMQFARVLVDIDIADEVPKSIQFLNERGQLMEQFVEFEWLPTQCKLCKVFGHTESLCNKKKEVVWRPKDQLVNGTKLDNSLEETKRSNSELHKVASSSEPGTGEGDKTTLNDKALKVSQVQTSTETGVVDFNQVSKGDQGSVDRGSTSMEETEGEWITPRKVGGKKSLAHKAQNRVKTLILSY, from the coding sequence ATGGCGAGACGTAAGAGAGTACACCAGAAGCCAGATTCAATCGACAATAGCAATGTGGACAAGGATAGAGATGCGAGTAGACATGTGGGAACGGGTGGTGAATCGGCTGTAGTTGACGATGACGCTCCTTCAACTGAGATGGAGGACGTTTTCAAGGACTCGATGGCAGAATTTCCAGAGATTGGAGGGTCGGTGAAAGGTGAATTGATTAGGGATAGGGTGGATTTGGCCCAGACTAGTTTGAGATGGAGTGAGCAAGAGGAAGATCTTAATGATTACGCTAATCAAGCTAAGGATAAGTGGGCATCATTCAAAGATCTGTTGCCGAACCAAGGGGGTGCTCGTTTACAATTTGAGGAGCCATTAGTTCAGGATGGTCATCGGATTGCTCAGGTGGATTTAGAAGAAATCGCTGTTGAAACATCTATTTGGAATTCTGCTGTAGTGTGTACGGTTTTGGGTGCTAACCCCCCGTTCACAGTTTTTGAGGGTTTCATCAAGAGAATGTGGGGAAAACTGGGTATAGAGAGAATAGCGAGATTAAATGCTGGCCATACGTTGGTTAAGTTCAGGGACGAAACGACTAGAGATCTGGTGCTAGAAAATGGAGTTTTGCACTTTGATAGAAAACCAGTCATTGTTAGGCCATGGACAACTGAATTAGATCATTTGAGGATGATTAAATCGGTCCTAGTTTGGGTGAGGTTGCCCGGTTTAGGGTTACAGTATTGGGGAACCAAATGCCTTAGTGCTTTAGTTAGTACTCTTGGCAAACCAATCATGGTGGATAAGGTTACAATGGATAGGTCTATGATGCAATTTGCAAGAGTTTTAGTTGATATTGACATAGCTGATGAGGTTCCGAAATCCATTCAGTTCTTGAATGAAAGAGGACAATTAATGGAACAATTTGTTGAGTTTGAGTGGCTGCCCACACAATGTAAGCTTTGCAAGGTGTTTGGTCATACTGAATCTTTATGTAATAAGAAAAAAGAAGTAGTTTGGAGACCAAAAGATCAGTTAGTTAATGGAACCAAATTGGATAACTCGTTGGAGGAGACTAAAAGGAGCAATTCTGAGTTACATAAGGTGGCTAGTTCTTCAGAGCCAGGTACAGGAGAGGGGGACAAGACTACTTTGAATGACAAGGCCCTGAAGGTTTCACAAGTTCAGACAAGTACAGAGACTGGTGTGGTTGATTTTAACCAAGTTTCCAAGGGAGACCAGGGGTCTGTTGACCGTGGTTCAACTAGTATGGAAGAAACAGAAGGAGAATGGATTACTCCTAGGAAAGTTGGGGGGAAGAAATCGCTGGCTCATAAGGCTCAAAACAGGGTAAAAACGCTTATACTGTCTTACTAG